In Tenebrio molitor chromosome 8, icTenMoli1.1, whole genome shotgun sequence, a genomic segment contains:
- the LOC138137512 gene encoding uncharacterized protein isoform X3, with protein MTERYSFAVDRHLVPNISVDESVVWNHDNIDAVNSTLTDTINEGYVTAEEDSPTQYLSVLDSTSEISLENLNITLANPKLEVEETADNFITDQILDQVPDEINDQQVVVYTVEGSDELYGIQVAQDEDGNYQKYQFQFRKNEEGQLEAIPETIQLLPMEEDVQEGAVDGLEHVNAATEDNASEPHSVHIFVQEDNSGEHILPDNCMEQEQNEEEDVTTVMYENEEIEEESVDIKPGILCLQSVKQELQEHQDEYNADEAMEEAPSETFAENLEGQQLTNFSEGQEPCEEVLMEYHNQMGNSVHVEENSVSSEAPSNEMTLRYEEKESEESPVVEACLNGTDFETVEVNPDVEPTPTEDSQEETEDFTNDTPINDSDVEDYHIVEGLHITGDVEPNYELGDKHQTSNNTNILRQALKNNKEQQRIKKDNKFYLYVVQHPEKENVDSLSLEMSNLCRPKVNPRSILKSSHAMFQAKNEMENDEPQDERLNKRFARCKEAMQARIFHNFINKTTIPQAPVRKDRLPRKQKIKPVERIDEEIVVQEVMVSSNRFVEMYGGAGTLVNKENLEVTDYVELTDSDDDYEPKKIVRKKKKHRRKKIEITISDESDESRDSVIELDESEEESPNVKEEVKSDNSASPTKRRRGRPPKNHKPSDPSNPPSTESPAKKSRLEAPENPTKPEIPCPKCNKTFPSQNSLKTHLQHHSLQSSIKNALPEYKYKCDHCAATFKNNILLKKHSCPKAYGCSVCKKRFPDVSSLNGHKRIHAKEQLLKSTTAAHVSPKKMKPVPSAAFKSPKRTNSVKCKTCGKVCSSAQNLSVHMKTHREYICGTCSLSFVSQLVLEKHVRENCVKSPQVNRRSTRIKSTSSLAATAKPAASTLTASCTKVKCDNCTLQFGSHQALFKHKVLKHGLDTPDKKVLEEEEDTKGVHGGVPAAKRLKNAYSGLRCQLDFTD; from the exons ATGACGGAGCGCTACTCTTTCGCGGTGGACAGACACCTAGTCCCCAATATCTCCGTCGACGAGAGTGTGGTCTGGAACCACGACAACATCGATGCTGTCAACTCCACATTAACTGATACAATAAATGAAGGTTATGTCACTGCAGAAGAAGACTCTCCCACTCAGTATCTCTCCGTCTTGGACTCGACCAGCGAGATATCATTAGAGAACCTCAACATAACTCTGGCCAACCCAAAATTGGAAGTCGAGGAGACAGCTGACAATTTCATAACTGATCAAATCTTAGATCAAGTCCCGGACGAAATCAACGATCAACAAGTCGTCGTCTACACTGTTGAAGGTTCAGACGAGCTGTACGGAATTCAAGTGGCTCAAGATGAAGATGGCAACTACCAGAAATATCAGTTTCAATTTAG GAAAAATGAAGAGGGACAATTGGAGGCCATTCCAGAAACGATCCAGTTGCTTCCAATGGAAGAAGATGTTCAAGAAGGGGCTGTTGATGGTTTGGAACATGTAAATGCCGCCACTGAAGATAATGCCAGTGAACCACACTCTGTTCATATTTTTGTTCAGGAAGACAACTCTGGGGAGCACATTTTGCCTGACAATTGTATGGAGCAGGAGCAGAATGAAGAAGAGGATGTCACAACAGTGATGTATGAAAATGAAGAGATTGAAGAAGAATCAGTTGATATAAAACCTG gtattttgtgtttgCAAAGCGTCAAACAGGAGCTTCAGGAGCATCAAGACGAGTACAACGCCGACGAAGCCATGGAGGAAGCGCCTTCAGAGACGTTCGCCGAAAACTTGGAGGGTCAGCagttgactaatttttcagagGGTCAGGAGCCTTGTGAAGAGGTCCTGATGGAGTACCATAACCAGATGGGAAATTCTGTACACGTTGAAGAGAATTCGGTGTCGTCGGAGGCGCCCTCTAACGAGATGACTCTACGCTACGAAGAGAAAGAGTCGGAGGAGTCTCCAGTCGTGGAAGCTTGCCTAAACGGCACCGATTTTGAGACCGTGGAGGTGAACCCCGACGTAGAACCGACCCCCACCGAAGATTCCCAAGAAGAAACCGAGGATTTCACCAACGACACTCCCATCAACGACTCGGACGTGGAGGACTACCACATCGTCGAAGGCCTCCACATAACCGGCGACGTCGAGCCGAACTACGAACTCGGCGACAAGCACCAAACGTCGAACAACACGAACATACTGAGACAGGCGCTGAAGAACAACAAGGAGCAGCAGAGGATCAAGAAGGACAACAAGTTTTACTTATACGTGGTCCAGCACCCCGAGAAGGAGAACGTCGACTCGCTCTCGTTGGAGATGTCGAACTTGTGCCGTCCTAAGGTCAACCCGAGGAGCATACTGAAGAGCTCGCACGCCATGTTCCAGGCGAAAAACGAAATGGAGAACGACGAACCGCAAGACGAGCGGCTGAACAAGAGGTTCGCCAGGTGCAAGGAGGCGATGCAGGCGAGaatattccacaatttcatCAACAAGACGACGATACCGCAGGCGCCGGTCAGGAAGGACAGGTTGCCCAGGAAGCAGAAGATCAAGCCGGTGGAGAGGATCGACGAGGAGATCGTCGTCCAGGAGGTGATGGTGTCGTCGAATCGATTCGTCGAGATGTACGGCGGAGCAGGTA cTCTTGTAAACAAAGAGAACTTGGAAGTGACCGACTACGTGGAGCTGACCGATTCGGATGACGACTACGAGCCGAAGAAGATCGTcaggaagaagaagaagcaCAGAAGAAAGAAGATCGAGATAACGATAAGCGACGAGAGCGACGAATCGCGCGACAGCGTGATCGAACTGGACGAGAGCGAAGAGGAATCGCCGAACGTGAAAGAAGAAGTGAAGAGCGACAACAGCGCCAGTCCGACGAAAAGACGACGGGGCCGACCTCCCAAAAACCACAAACCCAGCGACCCTTCCAACCCCCCGAGCACGGAATCCCCAGCGAAAAAGTCCCGACTCGAGGCCCCCGAGAACCCGACCAAGCCCGAGATCCCCTGTCCGAAGTGCAACAAGACCTTTCCTAGTCAGAACAGCCTCAAGACCCACCTCCAGCACCACAGCCTGCAGAGCTCCATAAAGAACGCGCTACCTGAGTACAAGTACAAATGCGACCACTGCGCCGCCACCTTCAAGAACAACATCCTGCTGAAGAAACACTCGTGTCCGAAGGCTTACGGGTGTTCGGTGTGCAAGAAGCGGTTCCCGGACGTGTCGAGTCTCAACGGTCACAAGAGGATCCACGCCAAGGAGCAGCTGTTGAAGAGCACCACCGCCGCGCACGTCTCCCCGAAGAAGATGAAGCCAGTGCCGAGCGCCGCGTTCAAATCGCCGAAAAGAACAAACAGTGTCAAATGCAAGACTTGCGGCAAAGTGTGTTCGTCCGCGCAGAACTTGAGCGTACACATGAAGACCCACCGGGAGTACATCTGCGGGACTTGTTCGTTGTCGTTTGTCTCGCAACTGGTGCTGGAGAAGCACGTCAGGGAGAATTGCGTCAAGTCACCGCAAGTTAACAGGAGGTCGACGAGGATCAAGAGCACGTCGAGTCTGGCGGCGACGGCCAAACCGGCGGCCTCTACCTTGACGGCGAGCTGTACAAAGGTCAAGTGCGACAACTGTACACTCCAGTTCGGGAGTCATCAAGCGCTCTTCAAACACAAAGTGCTCAAACACGGCTTGGATACGCCAGACAAGAAAGTGCTAGAAGAAGAGGAGGATACGAAAGGGGTGCACGGAGGGGTGCCGGCGGCCAAGAGATTGAAGAACGCGTACTCGGGCTTGCGGTGTCAGTTGGATTTCACGGATTAA